One Buchnera aphidicola (Panaphis juglandis) DNA segment encodes these proteins:
- the trmD gene encoding tRNA (guanosine(37)-N1)-methyltransferase TrmD, giving the protein MWIGIISIFPEMFNAITKYGVTKKAIEKKIISLKIWNLRDFSKNPRKKVDDRPYGGGPGMLIMVKPLHRAIIEAKKIAPNDTVIIYLSPQGKKIDQKKIQSISINTNIIFICGRYEGIDERIIEHYVDEEWSIGDYIVSGGELPAMIIIDAISRLQPGLLNIKSIQEDSFFQGLLKYPNYTRPQIVNGKIVPKILLSGHHNNIKKWKIQQSIKNTLLKRPDLLNKSILSNKKKK; this is encoded by the coding sequence ATGTGGATCGGAATTATTAGTATATTTCCTGAAATGTTTAATGCAATTACAAAATATGGAGTTACTAAAAAAGCAATCGAAAAAAAAATTATTTCATTAAAAATATGGAATTTAAGAGATTTTTCAAAAAACCCTAGAAAAAAAGTAGATGATCGACCATATGGGGGTGGTCCAGGAATGTTAATAATGGTAAAACCATTACATCGTGCAATAATAGAAGCAAAAAAAATTGCACCAAATGATACAGTAATCATTTATTTATCTCCACAAGGTAAAAAAATAGACCAAAAAAAAATTCAATCTATTTCTATTAATACTAATATTATTTTTATATGTGGTAGATATGAAGGAATTGATGAAAGAATTATAGAGCATTATGTTGACGAAGAATGGTCAATTGGTGATTATATTGTTTCTGGAGGTGAATTACCAGCTATGATTATCATTGATGCTATTTCGAGACTACAACCAGGATTACTCAATATCAAATCCATTCAAGAAGATTCATTTTTTCAAGGATTATTAAAATATCCAAATTACACAAGACCACAAATTGTAAATGGTAAAATTGTACCAAAAATATTATTATCAGGACATCATAATAATATTAAAAAATGGAAAATACAGCAATCTATAAAAAACACATTATTAAAAAGACCAGATTTATTAAATAAATCAATACTATCTAATAAAAAAAAAAAATAA
- the rpsP gene encoding 30S ribosomal protein S16 codes for MVKIRLSLHGNKNKHFYKIIVANSRSPRNGRFIEQIGFFYPNKTQINNKNMILKTDRMLYWIKNGAQITKKTKKIINKIIRSKNKE; via the coding sequence ATGGTAAAAATAAGATTATCATTGCATGGTAATAAAAATAAACATTTTTATAAAATTATCGTTGCTAATAGTAGAAGTCCTAGAAATGGTAGATTTATTGAACAAATCGGATTTTTTTACCCAAATAAAACTCAAATCAATAATAAAAATATGATACTAAAAACTGATCGCATGTTATATTGGATAAAAAATGGAGCACAAATTACAAAAAAAACAAAAAAAATTATTAATAAAATTATAAGATCTAAAAATAAAGAATAA
- the ftsH gene encoding ATP-dependent zinc metalloprotease FtsH — MSDISKRLLFWLVLLMFFVFIIIGWNLCNPDSRHVSYTYFLSSLNKNQIKKVHINGNDISFVKKNHSKYTTYIPIYDNKLLNNLLSHHITLSGIEPRKTNIMLSIFISWFPTLLLIGVWFYFMKQVKNNVGRGSRSFGKSKTRIFTDDKVTVTFKDVEGCDEAKEEVSELVEYLKEPEKFQKLGGKIPKGVLMIGPPGTGKTLLAKAVAGEAKVSFLTLSGSDFVEMFVGVGASRVRDIFKHARKIAPCIIFIDEIDAVGRQRGSMFGGGHDEREQTLNQMLVEMDGFDSNKGIILIAATNRPDILDSALLRPGRFDRQVVVSLPDLRGREKILQVHMKNVPLASDVDPRIIARGTPGFSGADLSNLVNESALCAARLNHKSVSMLDFETAKDKIIMGSERRSMIMTEQQKEFTAYHESGHVIIGRLVPEHDPAHKVTIVPRGRALGVTFFLPESDIISISREKLESQISTLYGGRIAEELIYGINKVSTGSMNDIQVATTLARNMVTKWGFSEKLGPLLYTENSDDSSFFSTTFNGSKYISDDTSRIIDQEMKALIEKNYHRSKKLLRDNLDILHAMKDALMEYETIDSVQIDDLMNRKTIRNYTR; from the coding sequence TTGAGTGATATATCTAAAAGATTGTTATTTTGGTTGGTATTATTAATGTTTTTTGTTTTTATTATTATTGGTTGGAATCTTTGTAATCCTGATAGTCGTCATGTTAGTTATACTTATTTTTTGTCTTCATTGAATAAAAATCAAATTAAAAAAGTACATATTAATGGTAATGATATTAGTTTTGTAAAAAAAAACCATAGTAAATACACTACTTATATTCCTATATATGATAATAAATTATTAAATAATCTTTTATCACATCATATTACATTATCTGGAATAGAACCAAGAAAGACTAATATTATGTTATCAATATTTATTTCTTGGTTTCCAACATTACTTTTGATTGGAGTATGGTTTTATTTTATGAAACAAGTAAAAAATAATGTTGGTAGAGGATCACGTTCGTTTGGAAAAAGTAAAACTCGTATTTTTACAGATGATAAAGTCACAGTAACATTTAAAGATGTTGAAGGATGTGATGAAGCTAAAGAAGAAGTTAGTGAACTAGTAGAATATTTAAAAGAACCTGAAAAATTTCAAAAATTGGGAGGAAAAATTCCTAAGGGTGTATTAATGATTGGACCTCCAGGAACGGGGAAAACTCTTTTAGCAAAAGCTGTTGCAGGGGAAGCAAAAGTATCTTTTTTAACATTGTCAGGTTCAGATTTTGTTGAAATGTTTGTTGGGGTTGGAGCATCTCGTGTTCGTGATATTTTTAAACATGCAAGAAAAATTGCTCCTTGTATAATTTTCATTGATGAAATTGATGCTGTGGGACGTCAAAGGGGAAGTATGTTTGGTGGAGGTCATGACGAGAGAGAGCAAACATTAAATCAGATGTTAGTTGAAATGGATGGTTTTGATAGTAATAAAGGAATTATTTTAATTGCAGCAACAAATAGACCTGATATTTTAGATTCTGCATTATTAAGACCTGGTCGTTTTGATCGTCAAGTTGTAGTATCTTTACCGGATTTAAGAGGTAGAGAAAAAATTTTGCAAGTCCATATGAAAAATGTGCCATTAGCTTCTGATGTTGATCCCAGAATAATTGCCAGAGGAACACCTGGTTTTTCTGGTGCAGATTTATCCAATTTGGTGAATGAGTCTGCATTGTGTGCAGCTCGATTAAATCATAAATCAGTTTCTATGTTAGATTTTGAAACAGCCAAGGATAAAATTATAATGGGATCAGAACGTCGATCAATGATTATGACTGAACAACAAAAAGAATTTACTGCATATCATGAATCTGGTCATGTGATTATTGGAAGACTTGTTCCAGAGCATGATCCAGCACATAAAGTAACGATTGTTCCTAGGGGTCGTGCTTTGGGGGTAACATTTTTTTTGCCAGAATCTGATATTATTAGTATTAGTCGTGAAAAATTAGAGAGTCAAATATCTACGTTATATGGTGGTCGGATAGCAGAAGAATTAATTTATGGAATAAACAAAGTTTCTACTGGTTCTATGAATGATATTCAAGTTGCTACAACTTTAGCTAGAAATATGGTAACAAAATGGGGTTTTTCGGAAAAATTAGGACCTTTATTATATACAGAAAATTCTGATGATTCATCTTTTTTTTCTACTACTTTTAATGGATCGAAATATATTTCTGATGATACATCTAGAATTATTGATCAAGAAATGAAAGCTTTAATTGAAAAGAATTATCATCGATCTAAAAAACTTCTTCGTGATAATTTAGATATTCTACATGCTATGAAAGATGCTTTAATGGAATATGAAACTATTGATTCTGTTCAAATTGATGATTTAATGAATCGTAAAACCATTCGGAATTATACACGGTAA
- the rplS gene encoding 50S ribosomal protein L19 produces MKNNIIYRIEKKQMKDKVTKFKTGDTIEIKIWIIESSKKRLQSFEGVVISIKNKQLQSSFVVRKISHGEGIERMFQTHSNNIENIIIKKRGMVRKSKLYYLRYKTGKSARIKSRI; encoded by the coding sequence ATGAAAAATAATATCATTTACAGAATTGAAAAAAAACAAATGAAAGATAAAGTTACAAAATTTAAAACAGGAGATACAATAGAAATAAAAATATGGATTATAGAATCTTCTAAAAAAAGATTACAATCATTCGAAGGTGTTGTTATTTCTATTAAAAATAAACAACTGCAATCATCATTTGTAGTAAGAAAAATATCACATGGTGAGGGTATCGAACGAATGTTTCAAACACATTCTAATAATATTGAAAATATTATTATTAAAAAAAGAGGTATGGTAAGAAAATCAAAATTATACTATTTACGATATAAAACTGGAAAATCAGCACGTATTAAATCTCGTATATAA
- the rplU gene encoding 50S ribosomal protein L21, whose product MYAIFEHGGKQYQVKKGQNIKIEKINLNPGENINFYKIIMVIEKEKIKIGQPHVQNTNITGNIIQHGKHKKIKIIKFKRRKHHQKQQGHRQNFTEIKIININTSIL is encoded by the coding sequence ATGTATGCAATTTTTGAACATGGCGGAAAACAATATCAAGTTAAAAAAGGTCAAAATATTAAAATTGAAAAAATTAATTTAAATCCAGGAGAAAATATCAACTTTTATAAAATTATTATGGTTATCGAAAAAGAAAAAATAAAAATTGGTCAACCTCATGTCCAAAACACAAATATTACTGGCAATATTATACAACATGGAAAACATAAAAAAATCAAAATCATAAAATTTAAGAGAAGAAAACACCATCAGAAACAACAAGGACACCGACAAAATTTTACAGAAATAAAAATTATTAATATTAATACTTCTATTTTATAA
- a CDS encoding prephenate dehydratase domain-containing protein has product MENKKSLLNLRNSINDIDNTILHLLEKRKKISIKIAKIKLIYKYPIEDKKREQELINRLIEIGKKKSFSENYVKRIFKIIINDSVKIQKSMIHNLNKKKKNIIPIFSYLGNQGSYSQIACMKYIKKYQKKYIIKKNTNFINIFYDIEQCYSDYAIIPIENNCTGFIHSTYRLLIKTKSKIIGSFYLSIKHCLLSKYKINLNEITTIYSHSQPLKQCSKFINTLNKCKIQYTKNTSEAMKIISQSNKKNEAAIGDQINAKLHSLSILKEKISNKNNNKTKFLILSNKIMNIKHNKPQNITMILTTTKIMLIDIIYVLKKKKICNIKLKSKLYRNNLKKEKIYLEIKEQLKSKKIKNLLETLQKKKITIKILGYYPSLSI; this is encoded by the coding sequence ATGGAAAATAAAAAATCTCTATTAAACTTAAGAAATTCTATTAACGATATTGATAATACTATATTACATTTGTTAGAAAAAAGAAAAAAAATATCCATAAAAATTGCAAAAATAAAATTAATTTATAAATATCCAATAGAAGATAAAAAAAGAGAACAAGAACTAATAAATAGATTAATTGAAATTGGAAAAAAAAAATCTTTTTCTGAAAATTATGTGAAAAGAATTTTTAAAATTATTATTAATGATTCAGTTAAAATTCAAAAATCAATGATACATAATCTCAATAAAAAAAAAAAAAATATAATTCCAATATTTTCTTATCTTGGAAACCAAGGTTCATACTCACAAATAGCATGTATGAAATATATTAAAAAATATCAAAAAAAATATATTATTAAAAAAAATACTAATTTTATAAATATATTTTATGATATTGAACAATGTTACTCTGATTATGCCATTATCCCTATCGAAAATAATTGCACTGGTTTTATCCACTCAACATACCGTTTATTAATTAAAACAAAATCCAAAATAATTGGATCATTTTATTTATCCATAAAACATTGTTTATTATCAAAATATAAAATTAATTTAAATGAAATTACAACTATTTATAGTCATTCACAACCACTGAAACAGTGTAGTAAATTCATTAATACTCTCAATAAATGCAAAATTCAATATACTAAAAATACATCTGAAGCAATGAAAATTATTTCTCAAAGTAATAAAAAAAACGAAGCTGCTATTGGTGATCAAATTAACGCAAAATTGCATTCGTTATCAATATTAAAAGAAAAAATATCTAATAAAAATAATAATAAAACCAAATTTCTTATCTTATCAAATAAAATCATGAATATAAAACATAATAAACCTCAAAACATCACCATGATTCTAACAACTACTAAAATAATGTTAATAGATATTATCTATGTGTTAAAAAAAAAAAAAATATGTAATATAAAATTAAAATCCAAATTATATCGAAATAATTTAAAAAAAGAAAAAATATACTTAGAAATTAAAGAACAACTAAAATCAAAAAAAATCAAAAACTTATTAGAAACACTCCAGAAAAAAAAAATTACTATAAAAATATTAGGATATTATCCTTCATTATCAATATAA
- a CDS encoding BolA/IbaG family iron-sulfur metabolism protein, giving the protein MNTIDLKSHIMKHVQLKKLYLTGDKNHIHIIAIGEIFIGMSSIEKQKTIYQPIIKYIVEKKIHAVTIDTFTVDEWKYSELKKKRIKDT; this is encoded by the coding sequence ATGAATACTATAGATTTAAAATCACATATCATGAAACATGTTCAATTAAAAAAACTTTACTTAACAGGTGACAAAAATCATATACATATTATTGCTATTGGTGAAATATTCATTGGTATGAGTAGCATTGAAAAACAAAAAACCATATATCAACCAATTATAAAATATATTGTAGAAAAGAAAATTCACGCTGTAACAATAGATACTTTTACTGTTGATGAGTGGAAATATTCAGAATTAAAAAAAAAAAGAATAAAAGACACGTAA
- a CDS encoding signal recognition particle protein, whose translation MFRRIAKNFTSIIKDISGYGRITEKKLKNILKKIHRTLIEADVSLLVVEEIIQKIKISLLGNDINKHLTPDQEFIKILKKTIINIMTIENHQLIFSKNQLSIILVVGLQGSGKTSSVGKLGNFISTQYKKKVLVASTDIYRPAGIQQLEYIAKQAKISFFQHHNLSNPILISNKSVQEAKKKSYEVLILDTAGRLHIDDKMMKQIQNIQKTIQPVETLFVIDSMMGQETINVAKKFRKFLNISGLILTKSDSDARGGSALSASYIIKKPIKFIGTGEKITSFSIFNPNQIASKILGMDDILSIINSIESKNHNNKKKKDIFNKKTFNLDDFKLQIKKIKNISSINNILSKSIIYQNKNIKNSNNKNNIIKIISIINSMTAYEKKNPEIIKSSRKKRISKGSGTTIQDVNKVLKQFNMFKNIMKKIKKSGMKTAIKSLKNIIPNMMKTNIN comes from the coding sequence ATGTTTAGAAGAATTGCAAAAAACTTTACATCCATTATTAAAGATATTTCTGGTTATGGAAGGATTACAGAAAAAAAACTAAAAAATATTCTTAAAAAAATTCATCGAACGTTAATAGAAGCTGATGTATCATTATTAGTTGTCGAAGAAATTATCCAAAAAATTAAAATATCACTATTAGGAAATGACATTAATAAACACCTTACTCCAGATCAGGAATTTATTAAAATTCTTAAAAAAACTATTATTAATATCATGACAATTGAAAATCATCAATTGATATTTTCTAAAAATCAACTATCAATAATATTAGTTGTTGGTTTACAGGGTTCTGGTAAAACAAGTAGTGTAGGTAAATTAGGAAATTTCATATCAACACAGTATAAAAAAAAAGTTTTAGTAGCTTCGACTGATATTTATCGTCCAGCTGGTATACAACAATTAGAATATATAGCTAAGCAAGCTAAAATTAGTTTTTTTCAGCATCACAATTTAAGTAATCCAATTTTAATAAGTAATAAATCTGTACAAGAAGCAAAAAAAAAATCATATGAAGTATTAATATTAGATACTGCAGGAAGATTACATATTGATGATAAAATGATGAAACAAATTCAAAATATACAAAAAACCATTCAACCTGTTGAAACATTATTTGTAATAGATTCTATGATGGGTCAAGAAACAATTAATGTTGCAAAAAAATTCAGAAAATTTTTAAATATCTCAGGTTTAATACTTACAAAATCTGATAGTGATGCTCGAGGAGGGTCAGCATTATCAGCTAGTTATATTATAAAAAAACCAATTAAATTTATTGGAACAGGGGAAAAAATCACATCATTTTCTATTTTTAATCCAAATCAAATTGCATCTAAAATACTTGGAATGGATGATATACTCTCTATAATTAATAGTATAGAATCTAAAAACCATAATAATAAAAAAAAAAAAGACATTTTTAATAAAAAAACATTTAATTTAGATGATTTTAAATTACAAATAAAAAAAATTAAAAATATCAGTAGTATTAATAATATTCTATCAAAATCAATAATTTATCAAAACAAAAATATAAAAAATTCAAATAATAAAAATAATATTATTAAAATAATTTCTATAATTAATTCTATGACTGCATATGAAAAAAAAAACCCGGAAATTATTAAAAGTTCTAGAAAAAAAAGGATTTCTAAAGGTTCTGGAACTACAATACAAGATGTGAATAAAGTATTAAAACAATTTAACATGTTTAAAAATATAATGAAAAAAATAAAAAAATCTGGTATGAAAACAGCAATAAAAAGTTTAAAAAATATTATTCCTAATATGATGAAAACCAATATAAACTAA
- the cgtA gene encoding Obg family GTPase CgtA: MKFIDTVNITVTAGNGGNGCIHFRREKYEPKGGPDGGNGGFGGSIWIKVDPNLNTLVDYRFKKHILAKNGKNGKANNKTGKNGENCNIYVPIGTRIINSSTNEIIADLNTKKKKILIAKGGNPGIGNTKFKSSINRTPYQRTLGKIGETRFLKLQLILIADVGIIGLPNSGKSTLISSISSAKPKIASYPFTTLIPTLGTVYINQNQKFIIADIPGLIQGASKGLGLGTTFLEHVKKCHILLHLIDFFTDSKTIINNIRIIEKELKNYSYNLYNKPRWIIFNKIDNYKKKKEMNEKIKKIKEKIKNTKKIFFISAIEKMGTEQLCYSLFEYLKTIYSS; the protein is encoded by the coding sequence ATGAAATTCATTGATACAGTCAACATCACAGTCACTGCCGGAAATGGAGGCAATGGTTGTATTCATTTTAGAAGAGAAAAATATGAACCAAAAGGTGGACCAGACGGAGGAAATGGTGGATTTGGAGGAAGTATTTGGATAAAAGTAGACCCTAATTTAAACACTTTAGTAGATTATAGATTCAAAAAACATATTTTAGCAAAAAATGGAAAAAATGGAAAAGCAAATAATAAAACTGGAAAAAATGGAGAAAATTGTAACATTTATGTTCCTATTGGAACCAGAATAATTAATTCTTCGACAAATGAAATTATTGCAGATTTGAATACAAAAAAAAAAAAAATCCTTATTGCAAAAGGAGGTAACCCTGGTATAGGAAACACTAAATTTAAATCATCAATCAATCGAACACCATATCAAAGAACACTAGGTAAAATAGGTGAGACACGTTTTTTAAAATTACAATTAATATTAATTGCTGATGTTGGAATCATTGGATTACCAAATTCTGGAAAATCAACTTTAATTTCATCAATATCATCAGCAAAACCAAAAATAGCATCATATCCATTTACAACCTTAATTCCTACACTAGGAACTGTATACATTAACCAAAACCAAAAATTTATTATTGCTGATATTCCTGGATTAATTCAAGGTGCATCAAAAGGATTAGGTTTAGGAACAACATTTTTAGAACACGTAAAAAAATGTCATATATTATTACACTTAATAGATTTTTTTACAGACTCCAAAACAATTATTAATAATATTAGAATTATTGAAAAAGAACTAAAAAACTATAGTTATAATTTATATAATAAACCAAGATGGATAATATTTAATAAAATTGATAATTATAAAAAAAAAAAAGAAATGAATGAAAAAATTAAAAAAATTAAAGAAAAAATTAAAAATACTAAAAAAATTTTTTTTATTTCAGCAATAGAAAAAATGGGAACAGAACAACTGTGTTATTCTCTATTTGAATACTTAAAAACAATATATTCTTCATAA
- the rpsI gene encoding 30S ribosomal protein S9, with product MMNYQNYSTGRRKSSSARVFLNIGSGNIIINKKNFLHYFPRETSRMVILQPLKLTNMMSKLNFYITVKGGGISGQAGAIRQGITKVLIAYDSSLQNILRKSGFVTRDSRQVERKKVGLKKSRKRPQFSKR from the coding sequence ATGATGAATTATCAAAATTATTCCACTGGACGTCGTAAAAGTTCTTCAGCACGCGTATTTTTGAATATCGGATCTGGTAATATTATTATTAATAAAAAAAATTTTTTACATTATTTTCCAAGAGAAACTTCTCGTATGGTAATTTTACAACCTTTAAAACTTACTAATATGATGAGTAAGTTAAATTTTTATATTACAGTTAAAGGTGGTGGTATTTCTGGACAAGCTGGAGCTATTAGACAAGGTATCACTAAAGTATTAATTGCATATGATTCATCTCTTCAAAATATTTTAAGAAAATCTGGATTTGTTACACGAGATTCAAGACAAGTTGAAAGAAAAAAAGTTGGTTTAAAAAAATCAAGAAAAAGACCACAGTTTTCAAAGAGATAG
- the rplM gene encoding 50S ribosomal protein L13: protein MKTFIPNVKTIKNNWYYIDAKDQILGRLASRISHYLKGKHKPDYTPYMDIGDFIIVLNAKKVIVTGNKINKKFYYRHTGYIGGIKKRSFSDLILKNPEKVIYIAVKGMLPKGPLGRSMLRKLKIFSNDIHNHEAQNPQILTL, encoded by the coding sequence ATGAAAACTTTTATTCCAAATGTGAAAACTATAAAAAATAATTGGTATTATATAGATGCTAAGGATCAAATTTTAGGACGTTTAGCTTCTAGAATATCTCATTATTTAAAAGGTAAACATAAACCTGATTATACTCCTTATATGGATATTGGAGATTTTATTATTGTCTTAAATGCAAAAAAAGTGATTGTTACAGGAAATAAAATCAATAAAAAATTTTATTATCGACACACAGGATATATTGGTGGCATTAAAAAACGTTCTTTTAGTGATTTAATATTAAAAAATCCAGAGAAAGTAATTTATATTGCTGTAAAAGGTATGTTACCTAAAGGACCTTTAGGTCGATCTATGTTGCGTAAATTAAAAATTTTTTCTAATGATATTCATAACCATGAAGCTCAAAATCCACAAATTTTAACTCTTTAA
- the rpmA gene encoding 50S ribosomal protein L27 — MAQKKAGGSTRNGRDSKSKRLGIKKFGGEYVFSGSIIIKQRGTKFHSGMNTKLGKDHTIFATKNGKVKFSKKGIKNKKYISIISDTA, encoded by the coding sequence ATGGCACAAAAAAAAGCTGGTGGTTCAACACGCAACGGTCGAGATTCAAAATCAAAGAGATTAGGAATAAAAAAATTCGGGGGAGAGTATGTATTTTCAGGATCCATTATTATTAAACAACGTGGAACTAAATTTCATTCTGGAATGAATACTAAATTAGGGAAAGATCATACAATTTTCGCTACAAAAAATGGAAAAGTAAAATTTTCAAAAAAAGGTATAAAAAATAAAAAATATATTAGTATCATCTCTGATACAGCATAA
- the greA gene encoding transcription elongation factor GreA: MNKIPMTIRGSEKLNTELKHLKNVIRPKIIHSISEARKHGDLKENAEYHAAREEQAFCEKRIQEIESKLYYAQIIDIKNVVFNGKVVFGSTVSVLHIQKNKNFVFCIVGDDEADFKNGLISVNSPIARSLIGKKILDVVVVDTPSGVVKYKILSIKYI; this comes from the coding sequence ATGAATAAAATTCCAATGACAATTCGAGGATCTGAAAAACTTAATACCGAATTAAAACATTTAAAAAATGTTATCCGACCTAAAATTATTCATTCAATTTCAGAAGCGAGAAAACATGGTGATTTAAAGGAAAATGCTGAATATCATGCTGCTAGAGAAGAACAAGCATTTTGTGAAAAAAGAATTCAAGAAATTGAATCAAAATTATATTATGCTCAAATTATCGATATTAAAAATGTAGTTTTTAATGGAAAAGTTGTTTTTGGTTCCACAGTTAGTGTTTTACATATTCAAAAAAATAAAAATTTTGTTTTTTGTATTGTTGGAGATGATGAAGCTGATTTTAAAAATGGTTTAATTTCAGTAAATTCTCCAATTGCAAGAAGTTTAATTGGTAAAAAAATTTTAGATGTTGTAGTAGTTGATACTCCATCTGGAGTTGTAAAATATAAAATATTGAGTATTAAATATATTTAA
- the rimM gene encoding ribosome maturation factor RimM (Essential for efficient processing of 16S rRNA), whose product MKKPLIIGKIGSAYGILGWNTIHSYTEKKCNILKYIPWFLKKNNQYIKLEIEKYKVNCKNIIVKIKNINNRNQAQKITNKIIIISSESIKSTNNHEYYWKDIITCKVFDMKKKYFGTVENIIRSIHNDILVIKKKKKTLLIPFIEKIFINKIKLDIKTIYIKTENL is encoded by the coding sequence ATGAAAAAACCATTAATTATAGGAAAAATTGGTTCAGCTTACGGAATACTAGGATGGAATACCATTCATTCATATACAGAAAAAAAATGTAATATTTTAAAATATATTCCATGGTTTTTAAAAAAAAATAATCAATATATAAAATTAGAAATTGAAAAATATAAAGTAAATTGCAAAAATATTATTGTTAAAATTAAAAACATCAATAATCGAAATCAAGCACAAAAAATCACTAACAAAATTATTATTATTAGTAGTGAAAGTATTAAAAGTACTAATAATCATGAATACTATTGGAAAGATATTATCACTTGTAAAGTTTTTGATATGAAAAAAAAATATTTTGGAACTGTAGAAAATATTATCAGATCTATTCATAATGATATTTTAGTTATAAAAAAAAAAAAAAAAACATTATTGATACCATTCATTGAAAAAATATTCATTAATAAAATTAAACTTGATATAAAAACTATTTATATTAAAACAGAAAATTTATAA
- a CDS encoding RlmE family RNA methyltransferase: MKKKRSLSSKIWLYEHFKDPYVKKSHRNNLRSRAWFKLHSINIKYNLFKKGMNVIDLGSYPGSWSQYVIQSIGDTGTVISCDINVMDVIPGVHFIQGDVFSIKFMNNLMKIINDKNIDVVISDMSPKITGISCIDIPSSFLLFQSALKIALKILSHNGDFLVKVFQGEGWEELLKILYKNFSVVKICKPHASRSRSREVFVLAKYFKK; this comes from the coding sequence ATGAAAAAAAAACGTTCTTTAAGTTCAAAAATTTGGTTGTATGAACACTTTAAAGATCCATATGTTAAAAAATCTCATCGAAATAATTTACGTTCTCGTGCTTGGTTTAAATTGCATAGTATAAACATTAAATATAATTTATTTAAAAAGGGAATGAATGTTATTGATTTAGGTTCTTATCCTGGAAGCTGGTCACAATATGTTATTCAAAGTATTGGTGATACAGGAACAGTAATATCTTGTGATATTAATGTTATGGATGTAATCCCTGGAGTTCATTTTATCCAAGGAGATGTTTTTAGTATAAAATTTATGAATAACTTAATGAAAATCATTAATGATAAAAATATTGATGTAGTGATATCAGATATGTCTCCAAAAATTACTGGTATATCTTGCATAGATATACCTAGTTCTTTTCTTTTATTTCAATCAGCTTTGAAAATTGCTTTAAAAATATTATCACATAACGGTGATTTTTTAGTAAAAGTTTTTCAAGGTGAAGGATGGGAGGAATTATTAAAAATATTATATAAAAATTTTTCCGTTGTAAAAATTTGTAAACCACATGCTTCACGCAGTCGTTCACGTGAAGTTTTTGTTTTAGCTAAATATTTTAAAAAATAA